One segment of Patulibacter sp. SYSU D01012 DNA contains the following:
- a CDS encoding FGGY family carbohydrate kinase, with protein sequence MTVLAIDQGTSGTKALVVAPDGSVLGEGRAAVRPRTVGPGLVEQDPQELLDSIVAAGREALAAAGVPVVAVGLGNQGETVVALDPRTRAPLGPALSWQDRRAGVVTAELADRAARLTAISGLPLDPYFAAPKMTWLARRHPGALVTTVDAWLVHALTGAYVTDAATASRTMLLDLDAAAWSSEACETFGLDPAALPEVVDQAGHFGTTDVFGPELPLTGLCVDQQAALFGERCLEAGEAKCTYGTGAFVLANAGTRPVRSSADLAACLAWRIDGAPTYCFDGQVYTAAAAVDWLQELGLTGSAAEVDGLCADANPGAEAVFVPALAGLGAPFWRPDARGGWVGLSLSTTRCDLVRAVVDGIAAQVACLTQAVADDLGTPLRALRVDGGLTRSSTLLQAQADLLQTPVEVYPLPDATALGIAAFARLGAGLAAGPHEAVPPWTPAAAHEPRMAASDAAARLDRWRAAALALAALPPLPHSPEAT encoded by the coding sequence ATGACCGTCCTCGCGATCGACCAGGGCACGTCCGGGACGAAGGCGCTCGTCGTCGCCCCGGACGGCTCCGTGCTGGGCGAGGGGCGCGCCGCGGTGCGCCCCCGCACGGTGGGGCCCGGGCTCGTCGAGCAGGACCCGCAGGAGCTCCTGGACTCCATCGTCGCCGCCGGCCGCGAGGCGCTCGCGGCCGCCGGCGTGCCGGTGGTCGCCGTCGGCCTGGGCAACCAGGGCGAGACGGTCGTCGCCCTCGACCCGCGCACCCGCGCGCCGCTCGGCCCCGCGCTGAGCTGGCAGGACCGGCGCGCGGGCGTCGTCACGGCCGAGCTGGCGGACCGCGCCGCGCGGCTGACGGCGATCTCCGGTCTGCCGCTCGACCCGTACTTCGCGGCGCCGAAGATGACGTGGCTGGCGCGCCGGCACCCCGGCGCGCTCGTCACGACCGTCGACGCGTGGCTCGTCCACGCGCTGACCGGCGCCTACGTGACGGACGCCGCCACCGCGTCGCGCACGATGCTGCTCGACCTGGACGCCGCCGCGTGGTCGAGCGAGGCGTGCGAGACCTTCGGGCTGGATCCCGCCGCGCTGCCCGAGGTCGTCGACCAGGCCGGGCACTTCGGCACCACCGACGTCTTCGGCCCCGAGCTGCCGCTGACGGGCCTGTGCGTCGACCAGCAGGCCGCGCTCTTCGGCGAGCGCTGCCTGGAGGCCGGCGAGGCGAAGTGCACGTACGGCACGGGTGCGTTCGTCCTGGCGAACGCCGGCACCCGCCCCGTGCGCTCGAGCGCCGACCTGGCGGCCTGCCTGGCGTGGCGGATCGACGGCGCTCCGACGTACTGCTTCGACGGCCAGGTCTACACCGCCGCCGCGGCCGTCGACTGGCTGCAGGAGCTCGGCCTGACCGGCTCCGCCGCCGAGGTCGACGGCCTGTGCGCCGACGCGAACCCGGGCGCCGAGGCGGTCTTCGTCCCCGCCCTGGCCGGCCTGGGCGCCCCGTTCTGGCGCCCCGACGCGCGCGGCGGCTGGGTGGGACTGTCCCTGTCCACCACCCGCTGCGACCTCGTCCGCGCGGTCGTCGACGGCATCGCGGCGCAGGTCGCGTGCCTGACGCAGGCGGTCGCCGACGACCTGGGCACCCCGCTGCGTGCGCTGCGCGTCGACGGCGGGCTGACCCGGTCGTCGACGCTCCTGCAGGCCCAGGCCGACCTGCTGCAGACGCCCGTCGAGGTGTACCCGCTGCCCGACGCCACCGCGCTCGGCATCGCGGCGTTCGCCCGCCTGGGGGCCGGCCTGGCCGCCGGCCCGCACGAGGCCGTGCCGCCGTGGACGCCCGCCGCGGCCCACGAGCCGCGCATGGCGGCGTCCGACGCCGCCGCCCGCCTGGACCGCTGGCGCGCCGCGGCCCTCGCCCTCGCGGCGCTTCCCCCGCTCCCGCACTCCCCCGAGGCCACATGA
- a CDS encoding NAD(P)/FAD-dependent oxidoreductase: MTTIPHRDVVIVGGGVVGLAIAQQLTRHRGVGVTLLEARADVGAGTSKANTAILHTGFDATPGTIESRLVARGHELLHAYGARVGIPIEPLGALLVAWDEEQHARFPDIVAQARANGYDRVREIPLEELRRREPHLGPGAIAALEVPDEHIVCPFTTPLAYAYDAVQAGLELRRSTRVTAVDRLGADDGHPGGGFRVHTTAGVLTCRFLVNAAGLGSDVLHRLAGHEGYTVTPRRGELLVFDKLSRPLVNHVLLPVPTATTKGVLVSPTVFGNLLLGPTADDVPDKEDRGSTPDGIARLLDAGARIVPALLEQEITATYVGLRAATEHKDYQLELFAPEGYVSVGGIRSTGLTASLAIGEEVCRMLGDEGLQLDPRDDLPEVHMPNVGQAFPRPFEQEERIAADPAYGEIVCFCERTTRGEIRDALCAPVPAVDQDGVRRRTRATMGRCQTFYCGARVQAMLDEANGGPAAPATPTAPRKAVA; encoded by the coding sequence ATGACCACCATCCCGCACCGCGACGTCGTCATCGTCGGCGGCGGCGTCGTCGGGCTCGCGATCGCGCAGCAGCTGACCCGCCACCGCGGCGTCGGCGTGACCCTGCTCGAGGCGCGCGCCGACGTCGGCGCCGGCACGAGCAAGGCGAACACCGCGATCCTGCACACCGGCTTCGACGCGACCCCCGGCACGATCGAGTCGCGCCTGGTCGCCCGCGGCCACGAGCTGCTGCACGCGTACGGCGCGCGGGTGGGCATCCCGATCGAGCCGCTCGGGGCGCTGCTCGTGGCGTGGGACGAGGAGCAGCACGCCCGCTTCCCCGACATCGTCGCCCAGGCCCGCGCGAACGGCTACGACCGCGTGCGCGAGATCCCCCTCGAGGAGCTGCGCCGGCGGGAGCCGCACCTGGGCCCCGGCGCCATCGCCGCGCTCGAGGTGCCGGACGAGCACATCGTCTGCCCGTTCACCACGCCGCTGGCGTACGCCTACGACGCCGTGCAGGCCGGCCTGGAGCTGCGCCGCTCCACCCGGGTCACCGCCGTCGACCGCCTCGGCGCCGACGACGGCCACCCGGGCGGCGGCTTCCGCGTGCACACCACGGCCGGCGTCCTGACCTGCCGCTTCCTCGTCAACGCCGCCGGCCTGGGGTCGGACGTCCTGCACCGCCTGGCCGGGCACGAGGGCTACACCGTGACGCCGCGTCGCGGCGAGCTGCTCGTCTTCGACAAGCTCTCGCGGCCCCTCGTCAACCACGTGCTGCTGCCGGTGCCGACCGCCACGACGAAGGGCGTGCTCGTCTCGCCGACCGTCTTCGGCAACCTGCTGCTCGGCCCGACCGCCGACGACGTCCCCGACAAGGAGGACCGCGGGTCCACGCCGGACGGCATCGCGCGCCTGCTCGACGCGGGGGCGCGGATCGTGCCGGCGCTGCTCGAGCAGGAGATCACCGCGACGTACGTCGGGCTGCGCGCGGCGACGGAGCACAAGGACTACCAGCTCGAGCTCTTCGCGCCCGAGGGCTACGTCTCCGTCGGCGGCATCCGCTCGACCGGGCTGACGGCGTCGCTGGCGATCGGCGAGGAGGTGTGCCGGATGCTCGGCGACGAGGGCCTGCAGCTCGACCCGCGCGACGACCTGCCGGAGGTGCATATGCCGAACGTCGGCCAGGCGTTCCCGCGCCCGTTCGAGCAGGAGGAGCGCATCGCCGCCGACCCGGCGTACGGCGAGATCGTCTGCTTCTGCGAGCGCACGACCCGCGGCGAGATCCGCGACGCGCTGTGCGCCCCCGTGCCGGCGGTCGACCAGGACGGCGTCCGCCGCCGCACCCGCGCGACGATGGGCCGCTGCCAGACGTTCTACTGCGGCGCCCGCGTGCAGGCGATGCTGGACGAGGCGAACGGCGGCCCCGCCGCGCCCGCCACGCCCACGGCGCCCCGGAAGGCGGTGGCGTGA
- a CDS encoding FAD-dependent oxidoreductase, whose product MRERRPDVLIVGGGPAGLTAAADLRAAGVRDVLLVERETELGGVPRHCHHQGFGLRDLHRPLSGPAYAARVRERAVASGAELRTGAMVTGWDPDATGPVPAALLTSPAGRERVQPRAIVLATGVRERPRSARRLAGVRAPGGVLTTGTLQQQVYLEGMRLPGRTVVVGAEHVSYSALSTLRHAGSRPVAMVTELPGHETWGPIAFGGRAVFGVPLRTGVRVRRILGVDRVVGVELEHVADGRTETIACERVLLTGDWIPDHELAVSGGIVLDRATRGPRVDQALRTARPGVFAAGNALHPAETADVAALDGRHVAGPVSAWLSAGASSTDWPVAPVAIQLDSPLRWIAPNVLVPGAGLPPRERFALRADAQARRVRVTVTQDDRTLWTGRLAHLGPARCSTLPADWVPRVRPDGGPVRVRVDR is encoded by the coding sequence ATGCGGGAGCGTCGCCCCGACGTGCTGATCGTCGGCGGCGGGCCGGCCGGCCTGACCGCCGCGGCCGACCTGCGCGCCGCCGGCGTGCGGGACGTGCTGCTGGTCGAGCGCGAGACCGAGCTGGGCGGCGTCCCCCGCCACTGCCACCACCAGGGCTTCGGCCTGCGCGACCTGCACCGCCCGCTGTCCGGCCCGGCCTACGCCGCCCGGGTGCGCGAGCGCGCGGTCGCGTCGGGCGCCGAGCTGCGCACGGGCGCGATGGTCACCGGCTGGGACCCCGACGCGACAGGTCCCGTGCCCGCCGCGCTGCTCACCAGCCCGGCAGGCCGCGAGCGCGTGCAGCCGCGCGCCATCGTCCTGGCCACCGGGGTGCGCGAGCGCCCCCGCTCCGCGCGCCGCCTGGCCGGCGTGCGCGCGCCGGGAGGCGTGCTGACCACGGGCACGCTGCAGCAGCAGGTGTACCTGGAGGGCATGCGCCTGCCGGGCCGCACCGTCGTCGTCGGCGCCGAGCACGTCTCGTACAGCGCGCTCTCGACCCTGCGCCACGCCGGGTCCCGCCCCGTGGCGATGGTCACCGAGCTGCCCGGCCACGAGACGTGGGGCCCGATCGCCTTCGGCGGGCGCGCGGTGTTCGGCGTGCCGCTGCGCACCGGCGTGCGCGTCCGGCGGATCCTGGGCGTCGACCGGGTCGTCGGCGTCGAGCTGGAGCACGTCGCCGACGGGCGGACCGAGACGATCGCGTGCGAGCGCGTGCTGCTCACCGGCGACTGGATCCCCGACCACGAGCTGGCCGTCAGCGGCGGCATCGTCCTGGACCGCGCCACGCGCGGGCCTCGCGTGGACCAGGCGCTGCGCACCGCGCGGCCCGGCGTCTTCGCCGCCGGCAACGCGCTGCACCCGGCCGAGACGGCGGACGTCGCCGCGCTCGACGGCCGTCACGTCGCCGGGCCGGTGAGCGCCTGGCTGTCCGCGGGCGCGTCGTCGACGGACTGGCCCGTCGCCCCGGTGGCCATCCAGCTCGACTCGCCGCTGCGCTGGATCGCCCCGAACGTGCTCGTGCCCGGCGCCGGCCTGCCGCCGCGCGAGCGCTTCGCGCTGCGGGCCGACGCGCAGGCGCGGCGCGTCCGCGTGACCGTCACGCAGGACGACCGCACCCTGTGGACCGGCCGGCTGGCGCACCTGGGTCCGGCGCGCTGCTCGACCCTGCCCGCGGACTGGGTGCCCCGGGTGCGCCCGGACGGCGGCCCGGTGCGGGTGCGCGTCGACCGGTAG